CGTGGCCTTCGTCAACGCGCTGCCGGTGTTCATCGCGTCCGACCCGGAGTGGGCCGCGAAGTTCGAGGCCGCCGGTGTCCCGATCGTCGGCGACGACATCAAGTCGCAGGTCGGCGCGACCATCACGCACCGCGTGCTCGCGCGTCTCTTCGAGGACCGCGGCGTCATCCTGGACCGCACGTACCAGCTGAACGTCGGCGGCAACATGGACTTCAAGAACATGCTCGAGCGTGAGCGCCTGGAGTCCAAGAAGCTCTCCAAGACGCAGGCCGTGACGTCCAACCTCCAGGACGGCCCGCTGGCCGGCAAGAAGGAGGACCGCAACGTCCACATCGGCCCGTCGGACTACGTCGCGTGGCTCGACGACCGCAAGTGGGCCTACGTCCGCCTCGAGGGCCGCGCTTTCGGCGAGGTCCCGCTGAGCCTCGAGTACAAGCTCGAGGTCTGGGACTCCCCGAACTCGGCCGGCATCATCATCGACGCGCTCCGCGCGGCGAAGATCGCCAAGGACCGCGGCATCGGCGGTCCGATCCTGTCGGCGTCGACGTACTTCATGAAGTCCCCGCCGGTCCAGATGGAGGACACGAAGGGCCGCGCCCAGCTCGAGTCGTTCATCCGCGGCGAGGTCGAGCGCTGACCCGCACCTGACGCACACCCGGAGGGGCCCCCGACGCACACCGCGTCGGGGGCCCCTCCGTCGTCGTGGGTGGACCTGGTCACGGTGGGCGTGACGTTCTCCACCCGCTCCGGACGCGACCGCGGGGTGTGGATGGCCTCGCGCGTGCGGGCGGCGGGTTCGGCAGGGTGTGCGCGTGGACCGAGGTCGGCGTGACGCAGGGGTGCGGGTCGCCGACCTGCCCGCCGTGCGCCGGCTCGGCCAGGCGGCGCGCGACGTCGTGGTCCGCCAGGACGGCGTCGTCACCACGGC
The Cellulomonas gilvus ATCC 13127 DNA segment above includes these coding regions:
- a CDS encoding inositol-3-phosphate synthase, with product MTSIRVAIVGVGNCAASLVQGVHYYAETPADGKVPGLMHVQFGDYHVKDIEFVAAFDVDAKKVGFDLSEAIVASENNTIKITDVPPLGVTVQRGHTLDGLGKYYSQTIEESDAEPVDIVQTLKDARVDVLICYLPVGSEAAAKFYAQCAIDANVAFVNALPVFIASDPEWAAKFEAAGVPIVGDDIKSQVGATITHRVLARLFEDRGVILDRTYQLNVGGNMDFKNMLERERLESKKLSKTQAVTSNLQDGPLAGKKEDRNVHIGPSDYVAWLDDRKWAYVRLEGRAFGEVPLSLEYKLEVWDSPNSAGIIIDALRAAKIAKDRGIGGPILSASTYFMKSPPVQMEDTKGRAQLESFIRGEVER